In Ciona intestinalis chromosome 7, KH, whole genome shotgun sequence, the genomic window atttctatACCAGCAAGGACATATTCAGTGGAGTAGAACGAAAGAAATTGATAAAACCGATGAGATGGCCCGACTGGGACACCACACCAAATTTCCCCAGTGAACCATCAGAAGTTGAAGCTGAAATAAGAAGACAGGAGTTTCTTCTTAATCGCCTGCATTCCTTACTTCAGGTATTGTGGGTTTATtctttgttgttaaaattttgttaccATTTAAGACTGTAAGCTATAGGTTGGCAACTTATGGCTCAGCAACCTTTTTTATTGAGCTCGTGCAATAAAAAGGTTGCCTACTTCTGTTGTAAGCACTGTACATGTATTTGGGTTAAGGAAGagtgaaatttgttttgaacATAGTGTATAGTGGGATTTGGATATGCTTGATATGAAGTTATTCAGCTATAAAACCTTGGCATTCATTCAAATTCACAGGCACAAGTAACTTATAGATTTAGCTTTAgatttttttccatttgtaaaatgtttctttcaacaaaattatacaGAAATGTGAATTAAAGAAATTAATTTACCTGAAACTTATCTTACTAGTACTgggttattttgtttaaaaaaaaagtaaaaaaaacatattttatgcaCTATGCAGTGTCATCAtgcagttaaataaataaaatatgtactTAACAGGCAGGTTGCAAAGATAGAAGGAAAGATGAAAGACTGTGGGAAGTCCAAAGGATTCTTACACAATTGAAAcgattggtaaaaaatatatctgttttaatgttacttatttaaatGACAATGTATGTAGTAAATAAGTATACCAATCTGTTTACACATCCTGTGTTCCCAGCATAAGAATTTCCAACATCAACAATCTCAAACTAAACTTAACAACTTAACTCTCGAAAGAAGAAAGCAACAAGGTTCAAGTCCTGGCAACAGAAGTCAAAAGGTGAATTTGTGTTACTGAACGAACagattgaattttattttattgtctgCATTAGTCTATATTGTGTGGGAAAtgattacaaatatataaaacagtttaaataaaaaaaatgattttttctattgtttttgTGATAATTTTAATCTGGTCTTTATTTACTGCTTCAGTCCGAAACAAGAacagtaaatttaaatataattgttaATGGGTGTTGTtctttattgcatttttaatatttatactttcttctttttctttagtCCGAAACAGCAGTTGCGTCTGAAGTTTTTCCTGATGCAGAGAATGCATCAGATGATCCCGAGATTCATGTGGATGAGGAAGTTGATGATGAATATGATCCTGATGTCATACAACTTCTCCTCGAGCAAGAGCGTGAGGCACTAGTGGAGCAGGTTGGGTCAAAAAGTTTACCAAAAGTTTTTCTCCTTAATGTATTTGACAATGCAAACTCTTTTTGTCATTtacaccaatatatatataggtgtttttggcatgttttatatttttgtaacttttataaagGGGAGTTAGttgataaatttaatatgttatGCCCACTTTTATAGGAAGAACTGTTGGTGATGCAACAAGAGTTAACAGCTCGAATACAATCAGAACAGGAAGAAGTTAACAGACTCAAAGGCATCTTGGCTGACTTTGAAAAGTAAAGTGACACCATTGTTCCATGTTTCATAACTTAGATTAATTAAACCTTTGCACCACATGTTTAAACCCTATACAAAGTTGCATAAATTTATTCCAATACAACTTAGATTAAAGCTTGCATTCTTTTCACTGCTTTGTATCTTCCATTTGCATTAAATCTTATAATTTTCAGTCAAAATCAGCATCTTGAATCAACATCAATTGCAACAGAATCCTCAGATGATATTTTAAGCGTGGAGTTACACGAGGAAACTGCAGATGTCACTAATGAAGgttttttatctaaatttcTTTCATTGTGGTCTTGAAATATATCATTTTAATGTATATCCCATAACAAATGGACATACTGGCCAACCCGTTGTCCTACTTACACTATTTTTTGTTAGTCACTACTAGTGCTCTTTACATGTctagaaaatttaatatttgtcgCTAATGATATTACTTTCTAAAAAGGCCTTGAAGAACGGAGCAGTTCGGAAGATTCAGATGATGAAGCTGAGCTTGAGGAGCTATGTAGGATCCGGGATGAACTCCTCAGAGCAAACCGTGATGTTGAGAGGAAGAATGATGCTCTGAACCTCTCCATCCATGATGAGCGTGAGGCAGTGGTTGAAGCTCGTGTCCGTTTACGCTGCATGATGTATAAACATCAGCAAGCTATTCTAGAAGATTCCGCAACAATTACTGTGACGTGATCTGTAAACTTCTTAAAAAGCTTTTGCTTTCCAACCCTTTGGTAACCATTTGGATTTACCTGCTAGTGCAAATTGGTGCATCTACTATACATATCCTTCAAATATATTGGTTCTTAGTGCTATTGGTTGCCAGGATTTAGTGCGTTTATGCAAACGTGTGGGCGAAGATTAAGTGGAGATCAAAACCATGGTTctttggttaaaatatttaatgtatttgttACGAAATTTTGTTCATTGTGCAATTGGTTATATTTTAGTCTCGATTAAGACAGTATGTCATATATACacataacattaaaatgtttcatGCGTTGTGTAACATTAATGGGCTTTAATCGTTCAATGGCTTGGCTTTTGTTAAATTTGCAATATTAAGTCTGTTGTGTTTGTAGCTTTTTTAGTATTAAATGTATGTGTTTCTAATCACTATATTGTTTTGGAAATAagtacatgaaaaaaatacaacgaCAGTAAATGTACTTCATTTAttgaacataaaaataaagtattcaaAATTGAGTGTCTGGTAAGCACAATACTTTCACTTCGCGCACCACAGTTTTGAACTACAAGAGAGCACAGCTCTAATGAGTAAGCAcgtaatatatttatcatgATATTAATTACCCTTTTTAATACCACGGTCGACTAAGCTGGGTCCTCACTTAAATGAGAATAGTTTGATACAGGCGTCAAACGTGGTATGGATTCCTTATCTCGCTACTCTCGCTAAAACGTtccaacaaatataaaaccgtatcctcacgactcccacaaaccgttgttaattgtttaaaacacgcttgaTTTACCTGCTCGATTACACAGTACTAAAACACACACAGAGCAATCGAGAACGTCGGCAATTTGAACCGACCGCGTCTATCATTTTGATTAGCCGACGTCTCCCGCTTTTCGTTGATTCCCGGGGCATGCAAAACGCCCTTTTTCAATAGCGGGTTGCAACTGTACAAGGCAGTTCGGAAGAAGCAGCGACAAAGCAGCACTCTTTGGACGAACTCAGTGCaggattatatttgtttctgctACAAGAGTTGAAGTTAAGTACTATTGCTACTGTTTAGTCTTGCTTAATTGtgaactgtattttatttagttattgaGTTTTACCTTATTATGAACTAGTTATTTAATGTACTTACACTAGAATATGACTATTTATGATATATTACAtaagtatattttaataaacaattttagtaTTGTGCCTTGCGATTGATAGGCCTATTCTTATTTTACCttatctattttaatatttaacaaaaatatttcaggAATTTTGCTACGGTTCCTAAATTTTTCACAACAGTCATCACTCGCGATGAGACATCGGTTTACACAATCGCTGCGttatacgtcacaatacgttTGTATGGCATCGTGTCATAACCGCTACGCCATCGCTCGCAATTGTCACGTCATAGTTCGGTTCACGCTCGAGAGCGCACACGTTTGCGACGTCACATTGCGGTTTCTTCTATGCGCCTGCTTTTCGCGAcattttttcatggggccccatgcgcgctTTGCGCCgtcgcaaggcacattactaATACGTACtaattttaatctaaaatacATGATCGTTCTGTTAGCTGGAAATAAAGCATGAAGATCAAAgatttggtaaagtataaatcacaacaggcattattacgtacacCAGTTCTTTTCTAGACGACTTCggagatgtgacgtcacgaagtggtggtGACGCAACAGATGAACCCACGAAAACAGAtgaacccacttcgtaagttgtTTAGTTTCGTCGcaatctttattatttaaaacaacatttttttaatactcaGAACATAGTATGTGACGTCTCAGAGAATCCAGATGTCAAAGTGCAAATAGGAAAAATGTAATGtgtatgtaatgtaacttacttactttatcctcgcgtggcccgacagtcgttataacacgggtgtgcacctcgcgccaacttacgagttaccaagtatgttactttgtggatgattattttttttttggatttttttcatttttatgtatggctgataatttggacaacccattagtgaccactgggttggagcaattgccgttaagtgtcttgctcaaggacacatacgcccNNNNNNNNNNNNNNNNNNNNNNNNNNNNNNNNNNNNNNNNNNNNNNNNNNtaaacatttataaaaaatataagatgttgacaaaataacccgaaaaataaggtaatttaaccgggaatggtaaataaatttgttatttgatgcaaaaactacagccagacagcaaaatccattcataaaaccgtgacgtaacaatgtattataatgggcattattcgcgtcaataggcctcctATTTTCTGAGCACCGAattcggtgtattcctaggccgtgtattgagtaggccatggtccGCGTTAATTAACGACCTCCCATTTTTTGGATATGACtgagctgttgtgtttgttgcactttttatatttgcacctcgttgtatcatttttgtctttttgtcgtTGTTGTCGTGCACATGTGTATGTGCATTCGTTGTATCATTTTTGTCTATGGGGGatttctttaacctgcgtggacagtaacatcccgcaagggtttctcccctaagtagaaacccactaccattggctgggggcttgtcgtgccgtagtggctttccaccaacgccagtcACATTAATCacgaaggtattttaatcctattttattttttcagaaaGAAAGTTAAGACAAGTTTTAATTCTTGGTTACATTTTAGCGACTgctgctttttatttttttttttttaaataacataaaataaaccgCAGTTGCTgattaatgatttttttctctaggcgaaaaagaaaataaagtgaaatcataattttaatttaattgttacTTTTACTACCACGGTCGACTATAGGCTCgatcaaagaaaaaaaaaaacgaagaattATATTCGTCGCGCGGGCCGCACATGCAAAACTCGcgtattttaataacaatttattaacaaGACGAGAATAAGAACACAAACGGTTAAAACGGTAAtggttggttgtttttttgttcttagcaaaaatgaaatttactaACACATGTAGGCGCTACCGAAAATCCAggcattctattttttcgcgtgttttattaaatttccgAAACTTCCAGCGTCGATTACATATTTCTGATAATTTCGACCAAAAGGAAATTGTATGCATGTGAAACTTTGGTTTCAAAAGTTCGTTCACCCCGTTACTTTCCATGTGCTTTTCAGACAGTGAAACGACACCTTTATTTCTACCAACCATAGCTGGTGCACCGTCAGTCGTCACAGATACCAACTTCGACAGATCTAAGTTTAAATCCGTCATACAAAGCAAAAGCGCATCGAGAATAACTGCTCCCGTTGTAGTGCCAATCAGTGGCACCAAGTGCGCAAATTCCTCCAAGATATCGAAGTTAGAATTAATGCCTCTCACGAATTTGGCAAGCTGTGCAGCATCTTTAGCATTAGTGCTTTCATCAAGTGcaattgaaaataaagaaacatttcGGCACAACTGTGAAGCGATTGTTTTACGTCAGCAACATTTCTTTGATGCGTCGTGTAACTGTCCTGGGAGAATGACTGACATTTAAGATTACGCTCCGTTTCTCTTGGCATACAATGTCAACGACCGTCAATAAACATATACTCGGTAAATATACGACTGGtctaatatataatatacaggtACATAAGTGCTTAATAGGTATTTGCGCACACGTTAAGTTTGCCAGCCATAGCATGCAAGGTGTAGAAATAGTTAATATTTGGTTTAAGTTTGCAGAAAAGGTACATTGACTATACCATTAGCAACGCACGCAAGACTCTATATTTAATGCAGTCAATTAAACATAGAGTTAAATACATATTCCgtattttacattttcgaaaaaaaaactttttttttatgcaaacaGTAACAAATAAGAAAACAGTAACTAGATGATTGTTAGATGAAAAGTAAGCAAGTCGGCCtattaatagaaaaaaatgttgccAAGTTGATTACCAGTGCGCGTGACAGGCATTTTGATACATGGCTAGTCATGCATTATTGTGTGAGACAAGTGAGATGTATATAGCTTAGTACAAACGTAAATTAAGTTCAACGCACCGGAACGATAAAAAAAGTGCTGAACGATAAACGTTTAGTCGCTCCTGTATGGTCTATGTATATTTTGCAGCGTAGCCATATATAGgttatatataggttataatAAATAGAGAACATTGTAAATGTTTTGCAATCTTCGCTACAGGAGTTCATATGCGTATTAagataatttaactttttatattgtcCTGTTAGTATATATagatctttaaaaaatatacagtagagCTTGTTCACTGAGCCGTTAGTATGGCAGAACCTGAACAAGAGGCGAtgaaacagcttttgaaaaacttttttggtgGGGCTTTTAAAGACCTCGCCCAATTTGTTACGGATCCGCCTGATGCACAACCGTTGGTCGACTATTTTGTGAATGATGGTTTTATGCAACCAAAGTTAACTGAATGGAAAGGCTACAAAATGTACGGACAAGGTTTTAATGCAGACACGATCAAGTGGGTATGTGAAAACTGGACACCGTGGaaagatgacgtcatcgttgCATCATTTATGAAAACTGGTAAATACAGCAGCAGAACAATGATTAAATTACATAAACCACGATAAGGAATGAAGTTCAACGTAATACCTTTCTGCTaaacttaattattttatCTCTTTTTTGAAACGGTATCATTACGGTATATAAATTTGATTACTTTGATGTAGGAATTTATCTATGTTCCCAAATCTTTGGTCTTAACAATATAGCTCTGGTTATAACTGTGAAAGTGCTATAAACGTATTATTGATGGCACCTATGGCATTCTAGGTACAACATGGGCAAAGAACATCGTACGTCAGCTCTACTTCAGACACGATGAAAAACTAATGGCAATGACAAGAAATATGGCAATGCCAACTATTTACCTTGAAACAGGCCTCCGTAAGTTagtaattagaaaaaaacaaaacaatgttgCTTATATCCCCCAAACATTCAGCTGAAAAATTTGAACTACTGGAGAAACTGCCGTGGAAGAAACGTGTACTAGTAACCCATGTTTCTACCCCTCTTCTTAACTTAGAAAAGATCAAATCTGCAGGAGCCAAGGTATTACATCTAAGGTGCTATTCGATTTTTTTGGACTAACCCATTGATTTTAGATAATATGCACATTGCGCAACCCAAAAGACCAGATGGTATCCTGGTACCACATGACACTCAACTTGCCAGTGAACCCGAAAGCAACAAAGTATTTTGATATGTATCCGAAGGACTGGAACCAGTTTTTCGATTTGTGTTTTGCAGGTAAATTACATAaagtagggggggggggaagatgagactccttttcactctattttttttatcccgtttagtagtaaacgaggaccattcaaatatttataaacccGTATTCCCACGACCTTTATAGACCAcgctgttaactgtttaaaacacgaacaggacacttggatatcatgtgctaaaggtgtcccatcttccccaaccctactatatgtaaaacaTTATTATCAAAGCTTATCGAAGCTATCTCCGAAAATGACTCTGCCTGGAATACTGATAATACACTTTGAGCAATAAAAGTGTTTCGACTTGTACAGGCCATTTTTTTATGAGTTATATTATAGATATAGTAGATCGTGATAAAATGGGACGTATTTcgtttcattttctcgtcctatttaaaagtaaacaaaaaatatttacagaattatacaactgTTACCTCACGAATCTTtaagatcgttgttaattgtaaaaacaaagttagaaACTATATAGGtgattatatgtgctaaagttatcttctcttaccccacagtatattaTGCAAACTTAAAGAGATGGTTTTGTGATCTTTCTCATGGTCGCAAGCCAACCGTTGTCTCAATTATTTCATTAAAGCTGGTTAAATCATAATATGCCCTGCAAAAAGCTATATGCACCTGTTTCGTATAGATTGTGGGGTAGGATaaaataccgttagcacctatatgtctcatattttctgattgtaTTTTAGAACAATTAACTACGGTTGTAGTGcatgtaattctgtaaatatcacttgtttattttaccaaatggaaccagaaaagagaatgaaaacaggTCTCAGCTTACCCCACCCTCCTAGGGTTAGCAACTTAGGCTATTCGCCAATGTTTGTGTAGAACCACCATTTTACTGAGGCATtgtcaaataatttttgtaatcGGCATTTGTGTTACGTATTACACTAAcaattatgtttattgtatatagGTAAACAACTGCAGTGCAACAAGGAAGGGGAATGGTACATAGAGCATTTATTGTCATGGTATCCACATAGAAACGACTCAAACGttctatttgtgttttatgaaGACCTGATACAGGTTTGATTTACCCAGTGTTGGTTTTACTTTAGGATAAGTTAATGAATAGTAAATTAATCGCTAAtgtatttaaagagaaaatacaattttcATTGTAACCCATCAGGAAAAATGCTGTTCGGAATTTTGTGTATAGTTTTCTCCTATAAGGGATTTTAACCTGTTTGCTTAATTACCAATCACAATTTAAATATCTTATTGGGCacatttctaaaaaataaatgcctTTCGTACACATCTAGTCAAAGTAAAAGTAAGAATTTATTCCTTTGCATAAACGTTTGTGAACTGGAAAATTTGCAAACCTCCTTATTACAGCTATTTGTGCtcgtatatttttttataagttttgttttggaaaCTTATGTATGCGCTGTATTAACTGTATAATTATGCGGAAAGGATCAAGAAAAGGAAATCAAGAGAATAGCTGACTTTCTTGAGGTTGCTGTTTCTGATCAAGATATTTCGAACATTGCAGAAGAAACTTCGTTTGGGACGTTGAAAGCAAATAGCAATACCACAGAAAAGTTAGTTAACTTCTACCGAAAAGGTTTGTCTTCTTAACAAATATTTCCTAGTCccaacattttacattttctgtGTTGGGtttatatacacctcgtgtccgtttaaaaataccaaatatattactttgttagCATGGGTAGCAGCAGTGGAATTGATTCTGTGTATCAAGACGAGCGTTATGGTGTAGGCTAACActgtttttttcaatgttgCTATTCCAGGAAAGGTCGGAGATTGGAAGAATTACTTTACTGTTGCACAGTCGGAGAAAATGGATGCTATGGTTAAAGAAAAGCTGACTGGCActgatattaaatttatttatgaacTGTAGATATATGGTATTGCGGGTAAAATGGGATGCAACTGTGGGGTTGGCAGTCACGCTTTTATCTAATACTTTTATTcaagtatgtttttttacaaagcaatatacattttttacggcatgtgttatgacgactgtcgttttgttgccaattcccttctctttctATAGACTTAGAGTCGACCAAATGAGTATATAGCCTAGGCTATACTGAAAATCATTATTACcaaaacatgttataaattcCAAGTAAAGAGTTCTCCACCTACGTTACCTGATAACCGCTGAACGTAATTACTCTAACCCGTATAACAACCAACCTCAAACCAAAAActcctaactaccaacctctaacacttttaaaaaacctAATCGAAAACGTACCGAAGGATTTCTTactatattaattttgttttaacttctaTAGCAAGAagttaataaatgaaatttggAACTGAATAGCGAGTTGCAGACATAAGTAATTATCTCTTATCCTCCGCTAAACTGATGTTTTGTAGTACTGTACTACAACCGAAGTATCCAAGTACTAACTTTGCTGCAACCAAGATATTTACTTTCAATTTATTCGTTTATAAACGTTTCTCTGTAAAGAACCTATCATGCGTGACCACAATGTGATGTCCtaacaaaagaaacaaactGGAGCAAAGAGCTGGACTACCGTAAGAGAGTACTATGGTTAGACGAAATAGGATCTTTCTATGACCCCTAACGTGCTCAACAattgttgaataaaaaaaggtcCATACGCatatgaccacttacgtgctcaacaaTGGTTTAATGAAAAAAGGTCCATACGGatatgaccacttacgtgctcaataatgTTTCCATGTCAGCCAGTAGTCATAGATTTGAGTAAGTAACGTCTggtatattaaatttattatcaCGTTTTTGTTGTATCGTTTGAAATTAATCAATTTTCTTACAACGAAAATCCAGTTTGTGGTTTACACGCAACGGAAATAACGTTCAAAATTTGTGCTGCGTGTATGTGCAGAGACACTAAACCAAATCATTGTTCTTCAGTATTTCTAGTGTCTGTTTCAGAGCTTACTCAgtatttttgttagttttttagcatttaattaaatgaagtGCACTTAAAAGTTAACATGTCGGACATCAAAAGTGCGCTTCTAATGGAAGCGGAAGCTATGCAAAGAATGAAGAAAAACAGAGATTCAACATTAAGTGagtgaaaaaattaaaaatgtatattgcTCTATCAGTTTGTTTATTGGTGTAAAAacctatatatgttttgtaaaagtattgtcaaaaataaaaagcagtAAAAACACAGCTGTTGTTGTGGGTATTGTGTTCTACAATAAggcaaaaaaagtaaattccACCCTCCATTTGTTTTGATATATACATAACCTTAAAGCTGCAAtctttaacaaaacttttccAACAGGGGTAAGAGGAACTGGAATAGTAAACCCGATGTGTGGATTACAAACCACGTCCACCAACCACCAGATATCGAACAAAACTTCTAAATTAGACGCCCCAGATTTAATGTCATTTAACGATGCACTGCCTTCATCAGGCGACACAGATGATTGGACTGCCTTTGAAAGTGGTGTTTCATCTAAGATTGGTGTTACATCCACAAATAACGATTTCAACCCTTTTTTAATAACATCGAACATTAACAACCAAGCGTCTCAACCTCAGAATATATTCTGGTCCAACTCAAGCACATACCACAAGACTCTCAGTCAGGTCAAGTCCTTTCCCAATATTAACCCAACGCAAAACTTCACCCCAACTCCTGGACGACCTGCAACTGCATCACCCAGTACTTCATCAGAagacatgttttttaaaacaacctcAGTGGACTCAAGGGTAAAACCTTTTCCTGCGGTAAATTATCGAAATAATTCAACTCAACAGTCCATGGATTTAAACAACTGGAAAGATTTACATAACTTGTACATGTTGCCCAGAACTCAAAGTTTTACCCATCAGCCTTTTAAAAGAAGTAACCAGGCATCATTCAGCTTACAAAACCCAAATGTTTTGAGTTCTATTCAAAACAAAGCGGCTTTTAAAAGGCCAGCTTCATGTGGAAGCTTTAATGGTTTAAGACCAGGTTCATTCAGTGAGAATGTTACGTATCCTGCTACAAACCCATTTTCAACAGCAAACGGCACTCAACTTAATTTCCCAGAAATGAAAGGTAAGTTTGTAATGTGTCAGCAATTAAACTGGTGTCATTGCCGATTTGGTTTACAGTAAATGTATTGTTACTGTAAATTTATCATGCTTAGTGTTGTCCCAATATTAGATATCACAAAAATTGACCCAAGTATAAATCATTAGTTTCCAATATAAACATCAGACATAAAACCAAAGGTCATGTTCATGTACTCATGttgtataattgttttattcttctAGTAGTCATATACTGCTTTACAGTATAATTGTTAAGTTGTTTACAATTTTCAACATTACACTTACATTTAAAAGGCCCTAACAGCAGAGGATAAATGTTGAACCAAACACtgttaatatgttttagttgTAAGTTAGTAATCTAATAGTTCCATTACACATATATTTAGTTTGTGCATCGTGGTTTCCTGCAGAAAAGGTATT contains:
- the LOC100177950 gene encoding cytosolic sulfotransferase 3-like — its product is MAEPEQEAMKQLLKNFFGGAFKDLAQFVTDPPDAQPLVDYFVNDGFMQPKLTEWKGYKMYGQGFNADTIKWVCENWTPWKDDVIVASFMKTGTTWAKNIVRQLYFRHDEKLMAMTRNMAMPTIYLETGLPEKFELLEKLPWKKRVLVTHVSTPLLNLEKIKSAGAKIICTLRNPKDQMVSWYHMTLNLPVNPKATKYFDMYPKDWNQFFDLCFAGKQLQCNKEGEWYIEHLLSWYPHRNDSNVLFVFYEDLIQDQEKEIKRIADFLEVAVSDQDISNIAEETSFGTLKANSNTTEKLVNFYRKGKVGDWKNYFTVAQSEKMDAMVKEKLTGTDIKFIYEL